A stretch of DNA from Leptospira wolffii serovar Khorat str. Khorat-H2:
TTTCCTTTGATCTCATTTACCAGACGTCCGCTGACTTGGTAATTGTTTTTGAATGCGTCCTTAACGACTTCCCAACCTTTTCTTTGGTCAGCTTCTTTTTTGGAAAGAATGCAACCCGAATCGGTGGATTCTTTTCTTTTTACGAGTGCGGTTACCACACTCCCGATTTCCGGTTTTTCGTCGAAATCGGAGCGAGGGATTCTCCCCTCTTGTTTCAGTCCTTCGATCGCCACATAGACGTTATCGTTATCGACAGATACGACCTTACCGTCAACCACCTGGTCCTTGCGGATTTCGGCTTCATCGTTCTTCTTTTCTTCCCACTGTTTGAAAACTTCTGCAAAAGTGGACTTGTCTTGTTGGCTACTCATACGGACTGGAATACTCGGTTAATTAGTTTGGGATTAGTGCGAATCGTTATAAATGCCAGGCTCTAGGCACCCAAGGATCTTACTAATTACACTATTTTTTGGCAGGCTATCCGTGTCAATGAGGATTGCGTCCTCCGCTTTTCGGAGGGGTGCTATTTCCCGTTCCGTATCGGATTTATCCCTGAGAATGATCTCATTTTCGATCTCATCCAAATTCGAGGAAATCCCCTGCTCCAAAAGTTGGTTGTACCTTCTTTCCGCTCGGATCCTGGATGAGGCCGTTAGGAAGAATTTGTAACGGGCGTCCGGAAAAACATGGGTGCCTATGTCTCTCCCGTCCATTACCAGTCTATGAGTCTTGGCCAGATTTCTAAGCTGTATATTTACGAAGTCCCGGAATACCGCCTTATCCGCTATGAACTTGATCTCTC
This window harbors:
- the cmk gene encoding (d)CMP kinase codes for the protein MNPNVIALDGPAGTGKSTVAREISKKLGFEYLDSGAFYRALTLHIYGIYQNASSHSSFSEWLQKQDWPSLTQGAEIRCEFSEKGENHIFLSGKDVSVEIRSPEITREIKFIADKAVFRDFVNIQLRNLAKTHRLVMDGRDIGTHVFPDARYKFFLTASSRIRAERRYNQLLEQGISSNLDEIENEIILRDKSDTEREIAPLRKAEDAILIDTDSLPKNSVISKILGCLEPGIYNDSH